The following are encoded together in the Veillonellaceae bacterium genome:
- the glgA gene encoding glycogen synthase GlgA: MQKILIAAAEAVPFVKTGGLADVIGSLPQALKGLDADVRVILPKYEEIPAAFKAQMTKKTELTVPLSWRQQYCGIEELVYQGVPFYFIDNEYYFKRTRLYGHYDDAERYAYFSKAVLECLPALDFKPDIIHCHDWHTGMVTVYLKSHYNHKPFYQGIKTLFTIHNLGYQGIFAPTIVEDVLGLDQSYFVPDKLEFHGGVNFMKGGLVFADLISTVSRTYAEEIQFPYFGEKLDGLLRQRRADLTGIVNGIDYNIYNPAADEHIFVNYDIDTIDKKQQNKASLQQKLGLPVRRDVPLIAMVSRLVASKGLDLIAHIVDELLGHEDVQLVVLGTGDAKYERLFEHLAWQYPGKVSANLCFDEKLAHQIYAGADIFLMPSHYEPCGIGQLIALRYGTLPVVRETGGLKDTVLSYNKYTGQGNGFTFAHYNAHDMLYTIKRALGLYYDKPVWNQIVHNAMASDYSWQESAKHYAELYQKLAGR; encoded by the coding sequence TTGCAAAAAATACTGATTGCTGCCGCCGAGGCGGTACCCTTCGTGAAAACCGGCGGACTGGCCGATGTGATTGGATCGCTGCCGCAGGCGCTTAAAGGTTTAGACGCTGACGTAAGAGTAATACTGCCTAAGTACGAGGAAATACCCGCCGCTTTTAAGGCGCAGATGACAAAAAAGACCGAACTGACTGTACCGCTTAGCTGGCGTCAGCAGTACTGCGGCATCGAAGAATTAGTCTATCAGGGCGTACCATTCTATTTTATTGATAACGAATATTACTTCAAACGGACAAGACTGTATGGCCACTATGATGATGCTGAGCGCTATGCCTATTTTTCTAAGGCAGTGCTGGAATGTCTGCCGGCTCTTGATTTTAAACCGGATATAATCCATTGCCATGACTGGCATACCGGTATGGTTACCGTATATCTTAAATCCCACTATAACCATAAGCCCTTTTATCAGGGCATAAAAACGCTGTTTACCATCCATAACCTAGGTTATCAAGGAATATTTGCACCGACGATAGTAGAAGACGTCTTAGGCCTGGACCAAAGCTATTTTGTACCCGATAAACTGGAGTTTCATGGCGGGGTTAATTTTATGAAAGGCGGGTTGGTTTTTGCCGACTTAATTTCAACGGTCAGCCGGACCTATGCTGAAGAAATCCAATTCCCGTATTTCGGGGAGAAACTAGACGGTCTGCTGCGGCAGCGGCGGGCTGATTTGACAGGGATTGTCAACGGTATAGATTACAATATCTATAACCCGGCAGCCGATGAGCACATATTCGTAAATTATGATATCGATACCATAGATAAAAAGCAGCAGAATAAAGCCAGCCTGCAGCAAAAACTTGGGCTGCCCGTCCGGCGGGACGTACCGCTTATTGCTATGGTATCAAGACTGGTGGCTTCAAAAGGTCTAGATTTAATCGCCCATATCGTCGATGAATTGCTGGGGCATGAAGACGTTCAGCTTGTGGTCTTGGGTACAGGCGATGCCAAGTATGAGCGCTTATTTGAACATTTGGCCTGGCAATATCCTGGCAAAGTGTCGGCAAACCTGTGCTTTGACGAAAAGCTTGCTCATCAAATTTATGCCGGGGCTGATATCTTCTTGATGCCTTCGCATTACGAACCCTGCGGCATCGGACAGCTTATTGCGCTGCGGTACGGAACTTTGCCCGTCGTTCGTGAAACAGGCGGCCTTAAAGATACCGTACTCTCCTATAACAAATATACCGGGCAGGGCAACGGCTTCACCTTTGCGCACTATAATGCCCACGATATGCTTTATACCATCAAAAGAGCGCTTGGGCTGTATTATGATAAGCCGGTGTGGAACCAGATTGTCCATAATGCCATGGCCAGCGATTATAGCTGGCAGGAGTCTGCTAAGCATTATGCCGAACTATACCAAAAACTGGCCGGCCGCTGA